Proteins encoded within one genomic window of Deltaproteobacteria bacterium HGW-Deltaproteobacteria-2:
- a CDS encoding ABC transporter → MIKLHELTKDYGTTIAVNKLSLNVAAGEIYGFIGPNGAGKTTTIRLMGGILAPTSGNIIIGGFDMAQNPVEAKQMIGFVPDRPFLYEKLTGMEFLRFSADLYNVRHDTFPQKAQQLLQQFALADWADELIEAYSHGMKQRLIIASALLHDPRILIIDEPMVGLDPAAVRMVKDILKELAAHQTTIFISTHTLSIAEDLCHRIGLIHKGMLLAQGTLDELKHIANLGEARLEEVFLTIIKENTFI, encoded by the coding sequence ATGATTAAATTACACGAACTAACCAAAGATTACGGTACTACCATAGCGGTAAACAAGCTCAGTTTAAATGTTGCCGCCGGAGAAATTTATGGCTTCATCGGACCCAACGGCGCCGGCAAAACAACAACTATCCGGCTGATGGGCGGCATTCTGGCACCGACATCCGGTAACATTATTATCGGCGGATTTGATATGGCTCAAAATCCCGTCGAGGCGAAACAGATGATCGGTTTTGTACCCGACAGGCCTTTTCTATATGAAAAGCTCACAGGAATGGAGTTTCTGCGATTTTCGGCTGACCTGTACAATGTCAGACACGACACATTTCCACAAAAAGCACAACAGCTTCTGCAGCAATTTGCTCTTGCGGATTGGGCTGACGAGTTGATTGAAGCTTATTCACACGGAATGAAGCAAAGGCTCATTATTGCTTCCGCTCTGTTACATGATCCCCGAATATTGATTATTGATGAGCCAATGGTCGGCCTTGATCCTGCCGCAGTGCGCATGGTTAAGGATATTTTAAAAGAACTGGCCGCCCATCAAACAACTATTTTTATTTCCACACACACTTTAAGTATTGCCGAGGATTTATGCCATCGCATCGGCTTAATTCACAAGGGTATGTTATTGGCACAAGGCACTCTTGATGAATTAAAGCATATTGCAAACTTAGGAGAAGCCAGGCTCGAAGAAGTTTTTTTAACCATAATTAAAGAAAATACTTTTATATGA
- the tsaB gene encoding tRNA (adenosine(37)-N6)-threonylcarbamoyltransferase complex dimerization subunit type 1 TsaB, whose product MLTLAFDTSFQTVAVAILQDNAVLYDTIINVDINHSEVLLPAIDQACLQTRIKITDFDLFVCTIGPGSFTGLRIGASTLKGFMFATGRPAVGVSSLAALALNISDNSKIICSVMDAGRGQVYVAYFRYNQKNLLEQIGADEVVNPTDIDPDFKQEALFVGDGAIKYADIISGTKKKNIFVASQQQQYIRASSVAILGIEKFKRNEILDAETFVPVYLRSADAHPKKAFLKK is encoded by the coding sequence ATGTTGACTTTAGCTTTTGATACTTCTTTCCAAACCGTTGCTGTAGCAATCTTGCAGGATAATGCTGTTCTTTATGATACCATAATCAATGTTGATATAAATCATTCGGAAGTGCTTTTGCCTGCCATTGATCAAGCCTGTCTTCAGACAAGAATAAAAATTACCGATTTTGATTTATTTGTCTGTACGATCGGTCCCGGTTCGTTTACAGGACTGCGTATTGGAGCCAGTACGCTCAAAGGATTTATGTTTGCAACAGGAAGGCCCGCCGTCGGAGTTTCTTCTCTTGCGGCTCTTGCATTGAATATAAGCGACAATTCAAAAATCATTTGTTCTGTAATGGACGCCGGAAGAGGACAGGTTTATGTGGCGTATTTTCGGTATAATCAGAAAAATCTTTTGGAACAAATAGGCGCAGATGAAGTTGTAAATCCGACTGACATTGATCCTGATTTTAAACAGGAAGCTTTATTTGTCGGTGACGGGGCAATCAAATATGCAGATATTATCAGTGGTACAAAGAAAAAAAATATTTTTGTTGCTTCACAACAGCAGCAATATATTCGCGCTTCATCTGTGGCTATTTTAGGGATAGAAAAATTCAAGCGGAATGAAATACTTGATGCAGAAACGTTTGTGCCTGTCTATCTGCGTTCAGCAGATGCTCATCCGAAAAAAGCTTTTTTAAAAAAATAA
- a CDS encoding RIP metalloprotease RseP, giving the protein MITLISFIILLGVLIFVHEFGHFIAARIAGVGVLKFSLGFGPKIVSKKVGETEYALSWIPLGGFVKLLGESGNEELSPEDEKRSFYKQAVWKRMLIVLAGPVFNFFLAIVIFAFVFMYGLPNLTAVVGAVQKESASMEAGMLSGDKIISINGQKIIFWEDIKSAIAKSKGKDVDVAIERGVEKKHLLIKPRLSKAKNIFGEEESRYLIGVSPAGDMVVERKNPWDAIISSLNKTWEISKLTVISVVKIFEGIISPRTLGGPIFIAQVAGAQVKEGIIPFILFMAVLSINLGVINLFPIPVLDGGHIFFYIIEIVTRREISMKVKEISQQIGFAILLMLMLFVIFIDIERLNIKFINDITKYFK; this is encoded by the coding sequence ATGATTACCTTAATTTCTTTTATAATATTACTAGGTGTTCTTATTTTTGTTCATGAATTTGGACATTTTATAGCCGCTCGAATTGCCGGTGTAGGCGTTTTAAAGTTTTCTCTCGGTTTTGGACCTAAGATCGTTAGTAAGAAAGTTGGAGAAACCGAATATGCGCTTTCCTGGATACCTTTGGGCGGATTTGTAAAACTTTTGGGTGAGTCAGGTAATGAAGAATTATCGCCGGAAGATGAAAAAAGATCGTTTTATAAACAGGCGGTATGGAAACGCATGTTAATTGTTTTAGCTGGTCCCGTTTTTAACTTCTTCTTGGCTATAGTAATATTTGCTTTTGTTTTCATGTACGGTTTACCTAATCTAACCGCTGTCGTTGGAGCAGTGCAAAAAGAAAGCGCCTCTATGGAAGCTGGTATGCTGAGTGGCGATAAAATCATTTCCATTAATGGACAAAAAATTATCTTTTGGGAAGATATAAAATCGGCAATAGCTAAAAGTAAAGGCAAAGACGTTGACGTTGCTATCGAGAGGGGAGTGGAGAAGAAGCATCTTTTAATTAAGCCAAGATTATCTAAAGCAAAAAATATTTTTGGTGAAGAAGAATCCAGATATCTTATTGGAGTTTCTCCTGCCGGAGATATGGTGGTAGAAAGGAAAAATCCCTGGGATGCGATTATCTCCTCGCTAAACAAGACCTGGGAGATTAGCAAACTGACAGTTATTTCTGTGGTTAAAATATTTGAGGGTATTATTTCGCCACGAACTTTAGGTGGGCCGATTTTTATTGCTCAGGTCGCCGGTGCTCAGGTAAAAGAAGGCATAATTCCTTTCATTCTTTTTATGGCCGTGCTTTCCATAAACCTGGGAGTAATTAATCTTTTCCCCATCCCTGTTCTCGATGGCGGCCATATCTTCTTCTACATAATTGAAATTGTAACCAGAAGAGAAATAAGCATGAAAGTGAAAGAAATATCCCAGCAAATCGGTTTTGCTATTTTATTGATGTTAATGCTTTTTGTTATTTTTATTGACATTGAGCGGTTAAACATAAAATTTATCAATGATATTACAAAATATTTTAAGTGA
- a CDS encoding 1-deoxy-D-xylulose-5-phosphate reductoisomerase → MKKITILGSTGSIGCSALDVIGKNPERFQVVALAAGKNIALLKKQIEKFKPKVVAVSTKETALQLHDSLTNKNKVKIFYDKEGLKEVASFPSADVVISAISGSAGLIPTIAAIEAGKDIALANKETMVMAGEIVTRRAIKKRVKIIPIDSEHSAIFQCLEGQKRENLRRIILTASGGPFLNITRNELKKVSLSQTLRHPNWKMGKKVTIDSASMMNKGLEVIEAKWFFNVDFSHIDVLIHPQSIVHSMVEFVDGAFLAQMGIPDMKLPIAYALTYPERIINDLPSLNLVKTGNLEFRNPDIKKFPCLGLAYAAGICGGTAPVVLNAADEIAVAAFMEKKVRFIDLPKIIETVLDVHNSINTPSLEDILQADLWARRETSKIIERIM, encoded by the coding sequence ATGAAAAAAATAACGATTTTGGGATCAACAGGTTCGATTGGATGCAGTGCGCTGGATGTTATTGGAAAAAATCCTGAACGTTTTCAAGTCGTGGCGCTTGCCGCCGGAAAAAATATAGCGCTGCTCAAAAAACAAATAGAAAAATTTAAGCCTAAAGTGGTTGCCGTAAGCACTAAAGAAACCGCTCTTCAACTTCATGATTCCTTAACAAATAAAAATAAGGTTAAAATATTTTATGATAAAGAAGGACTGAAAGAGGTTGCTTCATTTCCTTCGGCGGATGTCGTCATTTCCGCTATATCAGGTTCCGCTGGTTTAATACCGACGATTGCGGCAATTGAAGCGGGCAAAGATATTGCTTTAGCCAACAAGGAAACGATGGTTATGGCTGGGGAAATTGTAACCAGAAGAGCGATAAAAAAAAGAGTAAAAATTATCCCCATTGACAGTGAACACAGCGCAATATTTCAATGTTTAGAAGGACAGAAGCGAGAAAATTTGCGGCGAATAATTTTGACGGCTTCCGGAGGTCCATTCCTAAATATTACCAGAAATGAATTAAAGAAAGTCAGTCTCAGTCAAACATTGCGTCATCCCAACTGGAAGATGGGGAAGAAAGTAACTATTGATTCTGCTTCGATGATGAACAAGGGATTAGAGGTTATCGAGGCTAAATGGTTTTTTAATGTTGATTTCAGCCATATCGATGTTTTAATTCATCCGCAAAGCATAGTGCATTCCATGGTGGAATTTGTTGACGGAGCTTTTTTGGCGCAAATGGGAATACCGGATATGAAATTGCCTATTGCTTATGCCTTAACTTATCCGGAAAGGATAATCAATGATCTTCCGTCTTTGAATCTTGTAAAAACAGGAAATTTGGAATTTCGCAATCCGGATATAAAGAAATTTCCTTGTCTTGGTCTTGCCTACGCAGCAGGTATTTGCGGCGGCACGGCTCCGGTTGTTTTAAATGCCGCTGATGAAATCGCTGTAGCTGCATTCATGGAAAAGAAAGTTCGTTTTATTGATTTGCCTAAGATCATAGAAACTGTTCTTGATGTTCATAATTCAATTAACACTCCTTCTTTAGAGGATATTCTGCAAGCCGATTTATGGGCAAGAAGAGAGACTAGCAAAATAATAGAAAGGATAATGTAA
- a CDS encoding isoprenyl transferase has product MKIDWNKLPRHIAIIMDGNGRWAKQHAIGRIRGHKQGAQAVRTTVTTCREIGIQYLTLYAFSIENWERPAKEVEALMFLLDEYLTKETKQLQKQGIRLTTIGEIDRLHPAVQKKLLQTKECTAKNDKMVLNLALSYGGKDEIISAVRRIVQDNKTGKIDINDINKETFDRYLYTFGIPDPDLLIRTSGEYRISNFLLWQMAYTELYFTNVLWPDFTKDDLFKAIASYQKRERRFGLTSEQLKEEKSK; this is encoded by the coding sequence ATAAAGATTGACTGGAATAAATTACCACGACACATAGCCATAATTATGGATGGCAATGGTCGTTGGGCTAAACAACATGCAATAGGTAGAATTCGGGGACATAAACAAGGAGCTCAGGCAGTCAGAACAACCGTAACAACATGTCGCGAAATCGGTATACAATATCTAACCCTATACGCTTTTTCCATAGAAAATTGGGAACGTCCGGCAAAGGAAGTTGAAGCTTTAATGTTTTTACTGGACGAATATTTAACCAAAGAAACAAAACAGTTGCAAAAACAGGGAATCCGGCTCACAACAATAGGTGAAATAGATCGTCTGCATCCGGCTGTACAAAAGAAACTCTTACAGACAAAAGAATGCACGGCAAAGAATGACAAGATGGTTTTAAATCTGGCTTTGAGCTACGGTGGAAAAGATGAGATTATCAGTGCTGTAAGAAGAATTGTTCAAGATAATAAAACAGGTAAAATTGATATAAATGATATTAATAAAGAAACTTTTGATCGTTATTTGTATACTTTCGGAATTCCTGATCCGGATTTGTTGATTCGTACCAGCGGCGAATATCGCATCAGTAATTTCTTGCTCTGGCAGATGGCTTACACGGAACTCTATTTTACCAATGTTCTCTGGCCTGATTTTACAAAGGATGATCTTTTTAAAGCAATTGCCAGTTATCAGAAACGTGAAAGACGTTTTGGTCTGACCAGTGAACAGTTGAAAGAAGAGAAGAGTAAATAG
- a CDS encoding ribosome recycling factor, with product MKETIFQKFKDEMEKTIVSLSKSFSRVRTGRASVALLDGIKVDYYGAATPLNQVANISIPENRLILIVPWDASVIGAIEKAIQKSDLGLTPSNDGKVVRLSIPQLTEERRKELVKVVKKMAEEGKVKLRNARRDANEELKNLKKNNNMAEDELFAAQDEVQKLTNQYIEKTDKVLAAKEKEIMEI from the coding sequence ATGAAAGAAACTATTTTTCAAAAATTTAAAGACGAAATGGAAAAAACAATTGTTAGTCTAAGTAAATCCTTCAGCAGAGTGAGAACAGGCAGAGCATCCGTTGCGCTTCTGGATGGAATAAAGGTTGATTATTACGGTGCCGCTACTCCCCTTAATCAAGTTGCCAATATTTCTATTCCGGAAAACCGTCTAATTCTTATTGTTCCATGGGATGCCTCGGTAATTGGTGCAATTGAGAAGGCTATTCAAAAATCGGATTTAGGTTTGACGCCATCAAATGATGGCAAAGTAGTGCGTCTATCTATTCCCCAATTGACAGAAGAACGGCGCAAAGAACTGGTTAAAGTTGTTAAAAAGATGGCAGAAGAAGGAAAAGTCAAATTACGAAATGCCCGCAGGGATGCTAATGAAGAATTAAAAAATTTGAAAAAGAACAATAATATGGCTGAAGATGAGCTTTTCGCTGCACAGGATGAAGTTCAAAAATTAACTAACCAGTATATCGAAAAAACAGACAAGGTACTTGCAGCCAAAGAAAAAGAAATAATGGAGATTTAA
- a CDS encoding UMP kinase gives MGKIKEKAVYKRILLKLSGESLLGKQPFGIDPDVANFIAQEIKSVSDLNIQIGIVVGGGNIFRGLESGSRGIDRISADYMGMLATVINSLALQSALERCGIPTRVQSSIEMHEIAEPFIQRRAIRHLEKGRVVIFAGGTGNPYFTTDTAASLRAMEIKADVIMKATKVDGVYDSDPVKNKKAIMFKNISYIEVLTKNLKVMDATSISLCRDNLLPIIVFNLQKKGNIRRAICGLKIGTYVGE, from the coding sequence GTGGGTAAAATAAAAGAAAAAGCCGTTTATAAAAGAATATTATTGAAATTGAGCGGAGAATCTCTTTTAGGCAAACAGCCGTTCGGAATTGATCCGGATGTGGCTAATTTCATTGCCCAGGAGATAAAATCTGTTTCCGATCTTAATATTCAAATTGGAATTGTTGTTGGAGGCGGCAATATCTTTCGAGGATTAGAATCCGGTTCCAGGGGTATAGACCGAATTTCAGCCGATTACATGGGTATGCTGGCTACTGTGATTAATAGCCTGGCTCTGCAAAGCGCGTTGGAGAGGTGTGGCATACCTACGCGGGTACAATCATCGATTGAAATGCATGAAATTGCCGAACCGTTTATTCAGCGAAGAGCCATTCGCCATTTAGAAAAGGGAAGAGTAGTTATATTTGCCGGTGGGACCGGCAATCCTTATTTTACTACGGATACAGCGGCATCTTTAAGGGCTATGGAAATCAAAGCTGATGTTATAATGAAGGCCACTAAGGTCGATGGAGTATATGACAGCGATCCGGTAAAGAATAAAAAAGCGATCATGTTTAAAAATATTAGTTATATCGAAGTGTTAACGAAAAACCTTAAAGTAATGGATGCAACGTCAATATCGCTTTGTCGGGATAATTTACTGCCTATTATTGTTTTTAATTTGCAAAAGAAAGGTAATATCCGTAGGGCAATTTGTGGTCTCAAAATTGGCACTTATGTAGGAGAATGA